Below is a window of Pseudomonadota bacterium DNA.
ATTTGGTCTATCGGGATGAGTGTGCGGGGGGATTCGGTGTGGGTGCCGGCTAACAGGTTTGTACCATTTGTACCAAGTCAGAAATCCTTTCTGGTACAGGGAAGCCCGCAGCTTAGAAATTTACCCATTTGGCAGTGCTCGCCAATTCCGGATTAAAACGCCTTTTTCAAGAGTTCCTCAACAGCCTCAGCCAGAAACGGACATTCAGCGGCATTTCCTATTTTCGCTACTATGGTCGAAATATGGATACGTGAATGAAGGACATAAAGCAGCGCGCTGGGAAGACAAGATACTTATCACATGCGATCATGCTGTTAGAATCTCTCGCGGCTCGGGCTCAGCGCGCGGACCGCGACAAAGTCAAACGGCGAAACGACTAGTTTTACAACGACAAGTTTGACTAATTGTGAGCAAGCAAAATTGAGGAGAGCGCCGAATGATCGTACTGCCGAGCATGCCGCTTCGAAACCCCAATGTGGGCCTTGTCTATCACGGCCAGCATTTCAACGAGGAAGAATGCGATCGTATTGTCGCCTCGGCCATCGACAGCGAATGGCGTGAGGGCGGCGTTGGTGGCAGAGGCGAGAACCAAACGTCACCAAGCGTCGTCAACGAAACGCGCTCCTGCCTTGAACAACGCCTGCCGGTTAATCAGCAAACCGGCGCGCCGCTCAACAAAATTTCGCAAGAGATCAGCACCGTGAATTCGAGCGGTTGGCGATTTGAGCTAAGCGGCTTCGTCGCCGACGACATGCCCTATCTCATGCGCTATCCAGAATCCATGAAAAGCCATAATGATTGGCATGTGGATATGGGCCGCTCCTACGCCGCCTCACGCAAATTAGGCTTTACCATCCAATTGTCGAATTCGAGCGATTATGACGGTGGAAATCTTGAATTTCACAATGTGAAGATCGACCCGAAATCGCTTCGCAAGAAGGGCACGCTGGCGATCTTCCCGACCTATTGGTTGCATCAGGTTAGCCTCGTAACCAAGGGGACGCGCGACGCGATTGTGGGTTGGGTACATGGGCCGAGCTTTCGGTAGGCGAGCTATTCGGGCGGACGGGCAACGATCTTCAATGGGGACGAAAAGGCTTTGTCAGACTAAAATTCTAGTCATTTTTATGATCGTCTAATGGTTGTATAATACCACCAGTTTCTGCGCTTTTGATCGGCCGCCGAGGTTCGCGATTTCAACCTGATTGGCGTTAGTCTGACAAAGCCGAACCGAGTATTTCTCACCATTCCCGCGCACGATCATGCTCACACCGCTATATCCCGACGCATCAAGGGTCTCGCCTCGGTATGTCAGGTCAAGTGCCGCTTGAATGAAGCCGCCGTTATTGTCCAGACGAACATCGCCAGTCATGCGTAAACAAGGCCGGCTATCTATTACGCCATGAGATATAGTGGTCTCGGAGATCCCACCCATGACTTGGTCGCTGACACCACGCCATTGGGTACCCAGCTTGGAAACGAGGCCTTCATCGGTAAAGTCGTCGATTAACATGGCTCCACTCTGCACCAAGAGCTCGAAATTGCGCAAGGAGATCGCGCCGAACAGCCCCGTGCCCAAAAGCACCTTAAAACATCGTCTTCTTGCCGGGTCTGGTCGTGACCTGGCTCGCACCAACCTCGGTTTAATCGAAAGCCAGATCCTTTTATCGTCGTCGCATCGGAAGTTACACCATCCGCATGCGAGGCATAAATCTGCGTGCCAGAAGACATCCTACAATATGAAGTGATGTTCGACAGCCGAGGCGCAGCACGTTAAGCAGGCGCCTGTCCCTATACTGAGCGCATGGTGCAAAAAAACATGACAACAATCCTTTGGTTCCGCCGCGACCTCAGGCTGAGCGATAACCCGGCTCTCGCCGCCGTCGTCGCGCTCGGGCGTCCAATTATTCTTGTTTACATATCGGATGATTCCG
It encodes the following:
- a CDS encoding CIA30 family protein; this encodes MLIDDFTDEGLVSKLGTQWRGVSDQVMGGISETTISHGVIDSRPCLRMTGDVRLDNNGGFIQAALDLTYRGETLDASGYSGVSMIVRGNGEKYSVRLCQTNANQVEIANLGGRSKAQKLVVLYNH
- a CDS encoding 2OG-Fe(II) oxygenase, which produces MIVLPSMPLRNPNVGLVYHGQHFNEEECDRIVASAIDSEWREGGVGGRGENQTSPSVVNETRSCLEQRLPVNQQTGAPLNKISQEISTVNSSGWRFELSGFVADDMPYLMRYPESMKSHNDWHVDMGRSYAASRKLGFTIQLSNSSDYDGGNLEFHNVKIDPKSLRKKGTLAIFPTYWLHQVSLVTKGTRDAIVGWVHGPSFR